One window of Nostoc sp. C052 genomic DNA carries:
- the thiD gene encoding bifunctional hydroxymethylpyrimidine kinase/phosphomethylpyrimidine kinase codes for MNTEIKSSIPVALTIAGSDSGGGAGIQADLRTFAFHCVHGTSAITCITAQNTLGVRRVDAMPREAVVAQIQAVVEDIGVQSAKTGMLLNQEIIFAVAQQVEALQIKNLVVDPVMVSRTGAQLIDDDAVKTLCHTLIPKAVIITPNRYEAQILSGLQINSLEDMQKAAEIIHKTLRTKAVLVKGGGMQGDLRGVDIWFDGDKLEVLTCQQVETKNTHGTGCTLSAAIAANLAKGKDLWQAVQQAKEYVTTALTYALDIGEGQGPVGHFFPLLGLGARD; via the coding sequence ATGAACACTGAAATCAAGTCCAGCATACCTGTTGCTTTAACCATTGCTGGTTCAGATAGCGGTGGTGGTGCAGGAATTCAAGCTGATTTACGCACCTTTGCTTTTCACTGTGTCCACGGTACTAGTGCCATAACTTGTATCACGGCACAAAATACTCTAGGAGTGAGGAGGGTTGATGCCATGCCAAGAGAGGCTGTTGTGGCGCAAATTCAGGCAGTAGTTGAGGATATTGGCGTACAATCTGCCAAAACGGGTATGTTGCTTAATCAGGAAATTATCTTTGCTGTGGCCCAGCAAGTGGAGGCTTTACAAATCAAGAATCTAGTTGTTGATCCAGTAATGGTGTCACGTACAGGGGCACAATTGATTGATGATGATGCAGTGAAGACTCTGTGCCATACCCTCATTCCTAAGGCGGTTATAATCACGCCTAATCGCTATGAAGCCCAGATTTTGAGCGGTTTACAAATTAATTCTTTGGAGGATATGCAGAAGGCCGCTGAAATTATTCACAAGACCTTAAGGACGAAGGCTGTTTTAGTCAAGGGTGGAGGTATGCAGGGAGACTTGCGTGGTGTTGATATCTGGTTTGATGGGGACAAGTTGGAAGTTTTGACTTGCCAGCAAGTAGAGACAAAAAATACCCACGGTACTGGTTGTACACTATCGGCTGCGATCGCTGCTAATCTAGCTAAGGGAAAAGACTTGTGGCAAGCAGTGCAACAGGCGAAGGAGTACGTAACTACTGCACTCACTTACGCCCTAGATATTGGCGAAGGGCAAGGCCCTGTAGGACACTTCTTTCCATTATTGGGACTGGGGGCTAGGGACTAG
- a CDS encoding cell division protein ZapB, translating into MRTTIGSVHRNSPIPTTQAYPPSVPLSVYRELSTELQAAQARLNALTTQNQQLAQENQLLRQEITKVVESFSRLQNFVDSHTTPTYHQATQASGDFQSAAKQPVARTRPRQQVARSRPSVSKAPPEKSRRQTFPTPATEINFPIPEPVFIEEQQVGYYYSTTEPDAKGINGWWLIITILLIMLTAFSAGYFVVRPLFEHQKR; encoded by the coding sequence ATGCGAACAACCATAGGTTCTGTTCACAGAAATTCGCCAATACCGACTACTCAAGCCTACCCTCCCTCTGTACCACTATCTGTATATAGGGAATTGTCAACAGAGTTGCAAGCAGCACAGGCGAGGCTAAATGCACTCACCACCCAAAATCAGCAATTGGCACAAGAAAATCAACTATTGCGCCAAGAAATTACCAAAGTAGTTGAATCTTTTTCCCGTTTGCAAAATTTTGTGGATTCCCATACTACACCCACTTATCATCAAGCTACCCAAGCTTCTGGTGACTTTCAAAGTGCCGCCAAACAACCAGTAGCACGAACGCGTCCACGTCAGCAGGTTGCTCGTTCGCGTCCATCTGTATCCAAAGCCCCACCTGAAAAAAGTCGCCGCCAAACCTTTCCTACACCTGCAACGGAAATAAATTTCCCCATACCAGAACCAGTTTTTATAGAAGAGCAACAAGTAGGTTATTATTATTCCACTACTGAGCCAGATGCCAAGGGAATCAATGGTTGGTGGTTAATTATCACCATCTTGTTAATTATGCTGACTGCCTTTAGTGCTGGATATTTCGTTGTGCGTCCCTTGTTTGAACATCAGAAACGTTAG
- a CDS encoding tetratricopeptide repeat protein yields MASNEDNTYSLSVNDATELNKLVSFLELSSGTTTIFAIAPESGPQHPVVEEIKLLLADEYHTFKEPQNFFYSDNSLYNFLYSLDETGLHNSQTKRELIMAFGIDQLPTSRLKQEMKQLNLGRDSLFGRELVIIFWLNKEEFLEEFRNRAPDFWDWRGKLVKFEARPPVNPLFYPYLEWLIAENSYLKISGVMQVQRQVDIFLDQIYVSLQAVRRQQITETSKLDQEMTTFRQADRLSMSISSPYDLDEPYYYEPVLISSIPTTSTKTVTQRIDLSHAVRENQYCVILGAPGAGKTTLLRYLALHFAIAKRDGNEIVIGGEPQEELGKALLPIFFRIADYAERLQQEPELRLLEYLRQFYRQWEAYFQDEAEVGTEMATLLLEKMRQGQCLMLLDGLDEVFEQESRRLIVERIDQFVNAFSTNKFVITSRIAGYRDVKLSSRFAEFTIEDMGSEQVEKFLERWCLAIERAQQPEASEAQWQRAGDDQAKKILEAIKDNEGVKRLTANPLLLTILALIHRNGERLPNRPVKLYELAVQTLTEDWQLGKKLPDAPKVLLNQNEVVAFLAPLAYWMHEEKPSGLVTEAEVEQQLAAKLAELNDTDLESDSVRLAVQEFLRKVRETTGLFVERAPGVYGFMHLTFEEYFAARYIADNEVSDILAIIRKHLHEPRWNEPILLALGYYGIYSPKQVNKLVEQLFSNLEAYEPVIKGAKLKIKNASSQDAIIIWSGLQEESTTNYKQSELRLKDLLFAGEVLTQVEVNSSRRKKLIQKLVITYLGLDTDFDDDATKQLLRLLRQIEIFNQKGEVLARLKEFANDSILTEEIRVKAQTAILYVACGESGAGLVSCAIDIVNQLEPNIFCSLRELVKEVGEEMTSALENCLENYSGDQDSQRALNLLTAISYIRTDKYTKAVELLEKINVQPNVRYSAYIAWSIATCYQEQDKFDQAIDYYQECFEKLALYIHPSAFLLFWRNRGICHRLHTKYEQSLECFQQALAIDREFHKSEDEASDLWNIGKTYQSWGKYEQAIAYHQQSRDLYEQLGKEKDIANQWYLLADCYRDWGKYQEAVESEEKDLAIRQQLDDQTRIALAHYQLGRIYQEWGKYEQAIAHHQQSCDLYEQLDQKKNVTTMWYWLGDCYRELGKYEQAVQYQQNCLVKRQNLEEKSDVASAYNQLGRIYQAWGKYEQAIAHYQQSRDLYEQLGKDKDVASQCYWLANCYREWGKYEQALEYEQKDLAICQQLDDQTGIALAHYQLGRIYQTWEKYEQAIAYHQQSRELYEQLGKERNVANQWNWLGDCYREWGKYQQAVEFQEKELVIRQQLDDQPGIALAYWRLGRIYQAWGKYEQVIVYFQQSLDLYEQLGKQKDVANLWWWLASCYRDWGKYQQAVEYELKDLAILQQLDDQTNVADGYNQLGRIYQAWGKYEQAIAHYQQSCDLYEQLGKEKNVANQWYNLASCYQDWGKYEQALEYELKDLAIRQQLDDQTNVADAYNQLGRIYQAWGKYEQAIAYFQQSRDLYEQLGQEKNIANQWYYLANCYRDWGKYQQALEYEFKDLAIRQQLDDQTNVADGYNQLGRIYQAWGKYEQAIAYHQQSRELYEQLGKERNVANQWNWLGDCYREWGKYQQAVEFQEKELVIRQQLDDQPGIALAYWRLGRIYQAWGKYEQVIVYFQQSLDLYEQLGKQKDVANLWWWLASCYRDWGKYQQAVEYELKDLAILQQLDDQTNVADGYNQLGRIYQAWGKYEQAIAHYQQSCDLYEQLGKEKNVANQWYNLASCYQDWGKYEQALEYELKDLAIRQQLDDQTNVADAYNQLGRIYQAWGKYEQAIAYFQQSHDLYEQLGLQQNVANQLSWIANSYRNLKDYIKAIAYHQQSRNLYEQLGHDEDVARCCMQLGNSQRLLAKNTSDRAVAFELLAQAEQNIRQAIQIDTTRDYKENLAYDHIIFSLIWSERLRLSSFDDSSPQEQITQFEEYYNTGLTYLAELGQTVNRADEALDVARAYLEVSVLKNLDRAEELGQEFLQVFQEYNRRKLEASSRRLLGEIYLNRSQHHQSDTKVTATQFLTESLQIYRELDLSEKAAEVEQLMHSNLDNTGILSD; encoded by the coding sequence ATGGCTTCTAACGAAGATAACACTTATTCTCTAAGTGTAAATGACGCAACAGAGCTAAATAAATTAGTTAGTTTCTTAGAATTATCTAGTGGGACAACGACAATTTTTGCTATTGCACCGGAGAGTGGACCACAACATCCGGTAGTCGAGGAAATCAAGTTACTTTTAGCAGATGAGTATCATACTTTTAAAGAACCTCAAAACTTTTTTTACAGTGATAATTCACTCTATAACTTTCTCTACAGTTTAGATGAAACTGGGCTGCATAATTCTCAAACTAAACGCGAATTGATAATGGCATTTGGAATTGACCAATTGCCGACATCACGCTTGAAACAAGAGATGAAGCAGTTGAATTTAGGGAGAGACTCGCTATTTGGTCGGGAATTAGTCATAATTTTCTGGCTGAATAAAGAGGAATTTTTAGAAGAGTTTCGTAACCGTGCGCCTGATTTCTGGGATTGGCGGGGTAAGTTGGTGAAATTTGAAGCACGTCCACCCGTAAATCCTCTGTTTTATCCTTATCTAGAGTGGTTGATAGCTGAGAATTCCTATCTCAAAATCAGTGGCGTGATGCAAGTCCAGCGCCAAGTAGATATTTTTCTGGATCAAATTTATGTTTCACTACAAGCAGTAAGGCGACAGCAAATTACAGAAACGTCGAAACTAGACCAAGAGATGACTACATTTCGCCAAGCTGATAGGTTGAGCATGAGCATCTCTAGCCCCTACGATTTAGACGAACCTTACTATTACGAACCAGTTTTAATAAGTTCAATACCCACTACTAGCACCAAAACAGTAACACAAAGAATTGATTTATCCCATGCAGTGCGCGAGAATCAATACTGTGTGATTCTCGGCGCTCCAGGTGCGGGAAAGACAACGTTACTGCGTTATCTAGCGCTACATTTTGCCATAGCGAAACGTGATGGCAATGAGATAGTAATAGGTGGTGAACCCCAAGAAGAATTGGGTAAAGCTCTGTTGCCAATTTTCTTTCGTATTGCCGATTATGCAGAACGACTGCAACAAGAACCAGAGTTAAGACTGCTGGAGTATCTGCGCCAATTCTACCGCCAGTGGGAAGCTTACTTTCAAGATGAAGCGGAAGTGGGAACCGAGATGGCGACGCTACTATTAGAAAAAATGCGTCAAGGGCAGTGTTTAATGCTGCTCGATGGTCTAGATGAGGTATTTGAACAAGAAAGCCGCAGGCTGATTGTGGAAAGAATTGATCAGTTTGTCAATGCTTTCTCTACTAATAAGTTTGTCATTACCAGCCGCATAGCTGGCTACCGCGATGTGAAACTGAGCAGCCGTTTTGCTGAGTTCACTATTGAAGATATGGGTAGCGAACAAGTAGAAAAATTCCTGGAACGCTGGTGTTTGGCGATAGAAAGAGCGCAGCAGCCAGAAGCTAGTGAGGCGCAATGGCAAAGAGCAGGAGATGACCAAGCAAAGAAGATTTTAGAAGCAATTAAAGACAATGAGGGTGTAAAGCGCTTGACAGCGAACCCTCTATTATTGACAATTTTGGCACTGATTCACCGCAATGGTGAGCGCCTACCTAACCGCCCGGTGAAACTTTATGAATTGGCAGTGCAAACCTTGACGGAAGATTGGCAGCTAGGTAAGAAGTTGCCAGATGCTCCGAAAGTGCTACTGAACCAAAATGAAGTAGTGGCATTTTTAGCACCACTGGCTTACTGGATGCATGAGGAGAAGCCCTCTGGTTTAGTCACTGAGGCAGAAGTTGAACAACAGTTAGCAGCAAAGCTAGCAGAATTAAATGATACTGACCTAGAATCAGACTCAGTACGGCTTGCCGTGCAGGAGTTTTTACGAAAAGTGCGGGAAACAACAGGTCTATTTGTGGAACGTGCGCCTGGAGTCTACGGCTTTATGCACCTGACGTTTGAGGAGTATTTTGCTGCACGTTATATCGCTGACAATGAAGTAAGCGATATTTTAGCAATTATCCGTAAACATTTGCATGAGCCGCGTTGGAATGAGCCGATTTTACTAGCTTTAGGCTATTACGGAATTTATTCTCCGAAACAGGTTAATAAGCTGGTTGAGCAGCTTTTCAGTAATCTTGAGGCTTATGAACCTGTAATTAAAGGTGCGAAGTTAAAAATCAAAAATGCATCTTCGCAGGATGCAATTATTATCTGGTCAGGTTTGCAAGAGGAATCAACTACTAACTATAAGCAGTCGGAATTACGGTTGAAAGATTTATTATTTGCTGGTGAAGTTTTAACTCAAGTTGAGGTAAATAGCAGTCGTCGCAAAAAGCTAATTCAAAAATTAGTTATCACCTATCTTGGTTTAGATACAGACTTTGACGATGATGCAACTAAACAACTGTTAAGGCTGTTACGCCAAATTGAAATTTTTAACCAGAAAGGTGAAGTTCTGGCACGACTGAAAGAATTTGCTAATGACTCAATACTTACTGAAGAGATAAGAGTAAAAGCACAGACAGCTATTCTTTATGTTGCTTGTGGTGAATCAGGGGCAGGATTAGTTAGTTGTGCGATTGATATTGTCAATCAGCTAGAGCCTAATATATTTTGTAGTCTTAGAGAGTTGGTTAAAGAAGTCGGTGAAGAAATGACATCGGCTCTAGAAAATTGTCTAGAAAATTATAGTGGTGATCAAGATTCTCAAAGGGCATTAAACTTACTCACCGCAATATCTTATATTCGTACAGATAAATATACAAAAGCTGTTGAGCTTCTAGAAAAAATCAATGTTCAGCCAAATGTCAGATACAGTGCTTATATAGCTTGGTCAATTGCGACTTGTTATCAGGAACAAGATAAATTTGATCAAGCAATTGACTACTATCAGGAATGCTTTGAAAAACTAGCCTTATATATTCATCCATCAGCTTTTCTACTGTTTTGGAGAAATCGGGGTATTTGTCATCGCTTACACACCAAATACGAGCAATCACTAGAATGCTTCCAGCAGGCGTTAGCTATAGACAGAGAGTTTCACAAGTCTGAAGATGAAGCAAGTGATTTGTGGAATATTGGCAAAACTTATCAAAGTTGGGGCAAATATGAGCAAGCGATCGCCTACCACCAACAAAGCCGTGACCTCTATGAACAATTAGGTAAAGAGAAAGATATAGCTAACCAGTGGTATCTGCTAGCTGATTGCTATCGTGATTGGGGTAAATATCAGGAAGCCGTAGAATCTGAGGAAAAGGATTTGGCAATTCGCCAGCAGTTAGATGACCAAACTAGAATAGCTCTTGCTCATTATCAACTAGGACGCATTTATCAAGAATGGGGTAAATACGAACAAGCGATCGCCCACCACCAACAAAGCTGTGATCTTTATGAGCAATTGGATCAAAAAAAGAATGTAACAACTATGTGGTACTGGTTAGGTGATTGCTATCGAGAATTGGGCAAATATGAGCAAGCAGTCCAATATCAGCAAAATTGCCTGGTAAAACGTCAAAACTTAGAAGAAAAATCAGATGTAGCTTCGGCATACAATCAACTAGGACGCATCTATCAAGCATGGGGTAAATATGAACAAGCGATCGCCCACTACCAACAAAGCCGTGACCTCTATGAGCAATTAGGTAAAGACAAGGATGTTGCAAGCCAGTGTTATTGGTTGGCTAATTGCTATCGGGAATGGGGTAAATATGAACAGGCATTAGAGTATGAGCAAAAGGACTTGGCAATTTGCCAGCAGTTAGATGACCAAACCGGAATAGCTCTTGCTCATTATCAGCTAGGTCGCATCTATCAAACTTGGGAAAAATATGAACAAGCGATCGCCTACCACCAACAAAGCCGTGAACTCTATGAGCAATTGGGTAAAGAGAGAAATGTAGCTAATCAGTGGAACTGGTTGGGTGATTGCTACCGAGAATGGGGCAAATATCAGCAGGCTGTCGAGTTCCAGGAAAAAGAATTAGTAATCCGCCAGCAGTTGGATGACCAACCCGGAATTGCTCTTGCCTACTGGCGCTTAGGTCGTATATATCAAGCTTGGGGCAAATATGAACAAGTGATCGTCTACTTCCAACAAAGCCTTGACCTCTATGAGCAATTAGGTAAACAAAAGGACGTAGCTAACTTATGGTGGTGGCTAGCTAGTTGCTATCGGGATTGGGGCAAATATCAGCAGGCAGTCGAATATGAACTCAAGGATTTAGCAATCCTTCAACAACTGGATGACCAAACAAATGTAGCCGATGGCTACAATCAACTAGGTCGAATCTATCAAGCATGGGGTAAATATGAACAAGCGATCGCCCACTATCAACAAAGCTGCGACCTCTATGAGCAATTGGGTAAAGAGAAGAATGTAGCTAACCAATGGTATAACTTAGCTAGTTGCTATCAAGATTGGGGTAAATATGAGCAGGCACTCGAATATGAACTCAAGGATTTAGCAATCCGTCAACAACTGGATGACCAAACAAATGTAGCGGATGCCTACAATCAACTAGGTCGAATTTATCAAGCTTGGGGTAAATATGAACAAGCGATCGCCTATTTCCAACAAAGCCGTGACCTCTATGAGCAATTGGGTCAAGAGAAGAATATAGCAAACCAATGGTACTACCTGGCTAATTGCTATCGGGATTGGGGCAAATATCAGCAGGCACTCGAATATGAATTCAAGGATTTAGCAATCCGTCAACAACTGGACGACCAAACAAATGTAGCCGATGGCTACAATCAACTAGGTCGAATCTATCAAGCATGGGGTAAATATGAACAAGCGATCGCCTACCACCAACAAAGCCGTGAACTCTATGAGCAATTGGGTAAAGAGAGAAATGTAGCTAATCAGTGGAACTGGTTGGGTGATTGCTACCGAGAATGGGGTAAATATCAGCAGGCTGTCGAGTTCCAGGAAAAAGAATTAGTAATCCGCCAGCAGTTGGATGACCAACCCGGAATTGCTCTTGCCTACTGGCGCTTAGGTCGTATATATCAAGCTTGGGGCAAATATGAACAAGTGATCGTCTACTTCCAACAAAGCCTTGACCTCTATGAGCAATTAGGTAAACAAAAGGACGTAGCTAACTTATGGTGGTGGCTAGCTAGTTGCTATCGGGATTGGGGCAAATATCAGCAGGCAGTCGAATATGAACTCAAGGATTTAGCAATCCTTCAACAACTGGATGACCAAACAAATGTAGCCGATGGCTACAATCAACTAGGTCGAATCTATCAAGCATGGGGTAAATATGAACAAGCGATCGCCCACTATCAACAAAGCTGCGACCTCTATGAGCAATTGGGTAAAGAGAAGAATGTAGCTAACCAATGGTATAACTTAGCTAGTTGCTATCAAGATTGGGGTAAATATGAGCAGGCACTCGAATATGAACTCAAGGATTTAGCAATCCGTCAACAACTGGATGACCAAACAAATGTAGCGGATGCCTACAATCAACTAGGTCGAATTTATCAAGCTTGGGGTAAATATGAACAAGCGATCGCCTATTTCCAACAAAGCCACGATCTCTATGAGCAATTGGGTCTACAGCAGAATGTAGCTAATCAACTATCTTGGATCGCTAATTCCTACCGCAATTTAAAGGATTACATCAAGGCGATCGCCTACCACCAACAAAGCCGTAACCTCTATGAGCAATTGGGTCACGATGAGGATGTAGCTAGATGCTGTATGCAACTTGGTAACAGCCAACGCTTGCTAGCAAAAAATACCTCAGATAGAGCAGTAGCTTTTGAATTACTGGCGCAAGCTGAACAAAATATCCGTCAAGCCATCCAAATAGATACTACAAGAGACTATAAAGAAAATCTTGCTTACGACCACATTATCTTTAGCTTAATCTGGTCAGAACGCTTACGCCTATCGTCTTTTGATGACTCCTCACCGCAAGAACAAATTACCCAATTTGAAGAATATTATAATACTGGCTTGACATATCTTGCCGAACTGGGGCAGACAGTAAATCGAGCAGATGAAGCTCTTGATGTCGCCCGTGCTTATCTGGAAGTCAGCGTCTTAAAAAATCTTGATCGAGCGGAAGAACTAGGCCAAGAATTCCTCCAAGTTTTTCAGGAGTACAATCGCCGGAAACTAGAAGCTTCATCTCGTAGACTCTTGGGCGAAATATACCTGAACCGCTCTCAGCATCATCAATCAGATACTAAAGTAACTGCTACCCAGTTTTTAACAGAAAGTCTGCAAATCTACAGAGAGCTTGATTTAAGCGAAAAAGCTGCCGAGGTAGAGCAGCTAATGCATTCAAATCTAGATAATACTGGAATACTTAGCGATTAG
- a CDS encoding P-II family nitrogen regulator yields MKKVEAIIRPFKLDEVKIALVNAGIVGMTVSEVRGFGRQKGQTERYRGSEYTVEFLQKLKVEIVVDDNQVDMVVDKIIAAARTGEIGDGKIFISPVEQVIRIRTGEKNTEAV; encoded by the coding sequence ATGAAAAAAGTAGAAGCTATTATCCGCCCATTTAAGCTAGATGAGGTAAAAATCGCCTTAGTTAACGCTGGTATTGTTGGCATGACTGTTTCTGAAGTTCGAGGGTTCGGACGGCAGAAAGGTCAAACTGAACGGTATCGCGGTTCTGAGTACACCGTTGAATTTCTGCAAAAACTCAAAGTGGAAATTGTAGTTGACGATAATCAGGTTGATATGGTGGTAGACAAAATTATTGCTGCTGCCCGCACTGGTGAAATCGGCGATGGTAAAATTTTCATCTCGCCTGTTGAGCAGGTGATTCGGATTCGTACTGGCGAAAAAAACACAGAAGCAGTTTAA
- the rdgB gene encoding RdgB/HAM1 family non-canonical purine NTP pyrophosphatase, which yields MTKLLVVATGNPGKLREMQAYLENSGWELTLKPEELDIEETGETFAANACLKASQIAKATGNWAIADDSGLQVDALNGAPGVYSARYAKTDSERIARILKELGNEVNRQAQFVCAVAIARPDGAIVLQSEGVCHGEILHAPRGDSGFGYDPIFYVQELQLTFAEMTRELKRSISHRGKAFTALLPQLERVNN from the coding sequence ATGACCAAATTACTTGTAGTAGCCACAGGAAACCCAGGTAAGCTGCGGGAAATGCAGGCTTATCTGGAAAATTCTGGTTGGGAATTAACCCTCAAACCTGAAGAATTAGACATTGAAGAGACGGGCGAAACTTTTGCCGCTAACGCTTGTCTGAAAGCGTCACAAATTGCTAAAGCTACCGGAAACTGGGCAATTGCTGATGATTCAGGTTTGCAAGTAGATGCTCTAAATGGCGCACCAGGAGTTTATTCTGCACGTTACGCCAAAACCGACTCAGAACGGATTGCTAGGATATTGAAAGAATTAGGCAACGAGGTAAATCGACAAGCACAATTTGTCTGTGCAGTAGCGATCGCTCGTCCTGATGGTGCGATCGTATTACAATCTGAAGGGGTTTGCCACGGCGAAATTCTCCATGCGCCTCGTGGAGATAGTGGTTTTGGCTACGATCCAATTTTTTATGTGCAAGAGTTGCAATTGACCTTTGCCGAGATGACACGGGAGTTAAAGAGGTCAATTAGCCATCGAGGCAAGGCTTTTACAGCTTTACTTCCACAGTTGGAGAGAGTTAATAATTAG
- a CDS encoding phosphoglucomutase/phosphomannomutase family protein has translation MPVVANSIKFGTDGWRGIIGDEFTFERLALVAPVAAKVLYDTYFSTVGSRTIIVGYDRRFMAEDFARAVADTVSAVGFDVLLSESYAPTPAYSWAAKELNALGALVITASHNPGKYLGLKVKGYFGGSVPPEVTKEIEDQLAVGVPLAATPGKQEKFDPWPSYIHALERKVDIAKLREAIASGKLTLFADVMHGAAATGLARLLGNQVKEINSERDPLFGGGAPEPLPKYLSKLFEVIKTHRETDKSGLTVGLVFDGDCDRIAAVDGEANFLSSQVLIPILIDHLTLRRGFTGEIVKTVSGSDLMPLVAALHNLSVFETAVGYKYIADRMLAAKVLLGGEESGGIGYGSHIPERDALLSALYVLEAIVESGLDLGEYYRYLQKKTGFISAYDRIDLPLASMEVRSRLLQQLQTQPLTEIAGKAVIDCQTIDGYKYRLADKSWLMIRFSGTEPVLRLYCEAPTIEQVHQTLAWAKHWAE, from the coding sequence ATGCCAGTTGTAGCTAACTCAATCAAGTTTGGTACAGACGGCTGGCGGGGCATTATTGGTGACGAGTTCACCTTTGAACGCCTAGCCCTGGTCGCGCCAGTTGCCGCAAAAGTATTATATGATACATATTTTTCTACGGTTGGTAGCCGGACAATAATTGTCGGTTACGATCGCCGATTCATGGCTGAAGACTTTGCTCGTGCTGTTGCCGATACTGTCAGTGCTGTGGGATTTGATGTCCTACTGAGCGAGAGCTATGCTCCAACCCCAGCTTATAGTTGGGCAGCAAAAGAACTCAATGCTTTAGGGGCGCTGGTAATTACAGCTAGCCATAACCCTGGTAAATATTTGGGTTTAAAAGTCAAGGGTTATTTTGGTGGATCAGTACCGCCAGAAGTCACAAAAGAGATAGAAGATCAGTTGGCGGTGGGAGTACCACTAGCAGCTACCCCAGGTAAGCAAGAAAAATTCGATCCTTGGCCCAGTTATATCCACGCACTAGAACGTAAAGTTGATATCGCCAAACTTCGAGAAGCGATCGCATCTGGTAAATTGACATTATTTGCCGATGTGATGCATGGCGCTGCTGCTACTGGATTGGCGAGACTACTAGGCAATCAAGTCAAAGAAATCAACTCAGAACGCGATCCCCTATTTGGTGGCGGTGCGCCGGAACCCTTGCCAAAATACCTTTCAAAGCTTTTTGAAGTCATCAAGACTCACCGAGAAACTGATAAATCAGGTTTAACAGTGGGGTTGGTATTTGATGGAGACTGCGATCGCATTGCAGCAGTAGATGGAGAAGCCAACTTTCTAAGTTCCCAAGTCTTAATCCCGATATTAATCGACCATTTAACCCTGCGACGCGGTTTTACTGGAGAAATAGTCAAAACTGTTAGTGGTTCCGACTTAATGCCCCTTGTAGCGGCACTACATAACCTCTCAGTCTTTGAAACAGCAGTTGGTTATAAATATATTGCTGACAGAATGTTAGCAGCAAAAGTGTTGCTGGGTGGCGAAGAATCTGGAGGAATTGGCTATGGCAGTCATATTCCCGAACGTGATGCCCTGCTGTCAGCATTGTACGTCCTAGAGGCGATCGTCGAATCTGGTTTGGATTTAGGTGAATATTATCGCTACTTACAGAAAAAAACAGGGTTTATCTCAGCTTACGATCGCATTGATTTACCCTTAGCAAGTATGGAAGTGCGATCGCGTCTTTTGCAACAACTGCAAACCCAACCCTTAACGGAAATTGCAGGGAAAGCAGTGATTGATTGTCAAACAATTGACGGCTACAAGTACCGCCTTGCAGATAAAAGCTGGTTAATGATTCGCTTTAGCGGGACTGAGCCAGTTTTACGGCTATATTGCGAAGCCCCAACAATTGAGCAAGTGCATCAAACTCTTGCTTGGGCGAAACACTGGGCAGAGTAA